The region CAGACACGTCCCGACGTCCAGGATCCCGTTGCCGTCGTTGTCTTCGCAGACAATACTGACCGATCCCCCGCCGCCAGGGTTGAGGTCGTAGACGTTCGTCTGGTTTTGCTGGATGTCGGCGCACGTGTCGGTGGGCGTGACGCCGATCTCGCCGTTGTAGTACGGGCCATTCCCGTCGAGCAGCTGGAGGTCGTTGTTGGTGGTGGAAGCGGGATGGAGGAAGTCGCGAAAGCACACCCCGCCGTTCGCCTTGGCATCGCCGCCGTCCTGGGCGATGTAGAAGCCGATGTCGAAGCGCGTCTGGGCTCCCGACACGATCTTGGCGCGCATCGGCACGGATATCTGCTGGTTGATCACGCACTGCCTCGTACCCGGACAGGTGCCACCTCCCACCACGCATGGGTCGGTGCTGTCACTGACGATGCAGGTGGCGCCGTTTTGCGTGCCGCCCACACAGGTCCCCAGCACGGCGATCGAGGCGATCGCCACGTCACCGGCAGAGCAAATGCCTCCCTGACTGAAGCCCGCGGCGTCGCGTATGCACTGTCCTGCGACCGCCACCGGTGGAGCGCCGACACCGAGACCGCCGAGGGTGACGCCGGCGGCGAAGATCGAACACCTCACGCTCCAGCGGAGGCCTCGCCCGTTGGTTGCCTTCACTGCACGCGAGGCACTCATAAGATTGAAGGAGCGGCGGCTCGTCGAGCGCTTGCGCGGGTCCATCTGGCGTCTCCCTTGTCCGGGTTTTCCTGGAGTGGCACTTCAGGTCGGGTCACCGTGCACGTGTTTCAGAGCATTCGCTGCAGCAAACAAGAAACGCAGTTGCCATGGCAACCTGCGTGCGGAAAGCCATACCACGGGAAATCGCGGAACTTCAAGGTCCAAATTGCGATTCATTGCGAACCCTTCGTGGCCTCTCGCGTAATTGCAATTCGTGCCGCGGGGCATCATGCCCTTCTCCGAGGGCGAGCCCTCCCTTAGTCACGACCCCACTCCACACGGCCCGGGGGAGACCCAGCAGCTCATGCCAGTAGGCGGCCGCCCATCGCGGCGTAACTGGCTGCCCCCGCTTACTTTTTTGAGCGCTAGGGATTCTGCTAAGGCAGAGCGCAACCACGCGCGGGGCGTCGCGCACCGGTTCGGCGCTGGCGGGCCGGCGACGCGTCGATGCGGTTGCCTCCCAAACAACGGTCGCAGGACGCTACCGCATTGTGTTCACACCGGCTCGGTGCCCGTCTTGCCCCCGAAGCGCGGCAGGTCGTCGGCGACCGTCACCCAGGGCGCGCGGTCGTCGAAGTAGAAGTGCGCCTGCGGCGCGTCGCTCGCGCCGTCGAGGTTGGCGAGCACGATGTCGAGGTAGTCGCGATGGAGCGTCGACTCGCAGAAGAGCGAGCTGCCGCACGTGCCGCAGAAGCTCCGGGTGCCGTGCTCCGACGACCGGTAGCGCATCAGCCGCTCCTCGCCGGCGACGATCCGGAAGCGCTCGTACGGCACCCCGATCCACGTGACGTAGCCGGCGCCATGGGCGCGACGGCACATCGAGCAGTGGCAGTGGGCGCAGAAGAGCGTCGGCGGCTCGATCTCGAAGCGCACCGCACCACAGAGACAGGCGCCGGGGACGGGAGAGGTCGCCATGCGCCGACGCTAGCAGACCTCAGTCCGGCGGCGCCATGGCGGCGGCCGGTGCGCGGCCGAGGGTCGCCGTCCGCCAGGCGACGGCGCCGAGGACGATCGCGCCGCCCACGAGCGACAGCGCGCGCGGCGCCTCGCCGAGCAGGAGGAACACCCAGCACGGATTGGCGATCGGCTCGATCATGCCGATGAGCGATGCCCGCGTGGCGGGAACGTGGCGGAGGCCGCGGAGGAAGAGCACGTACGCCCCGGCGATCTGGACCACGCCGAGGAAGACGAGGATGCCGCCCGAGCGCGGCGAGACGCCGAACGCCGGGCCGACGAACGGCAGCAGCGCGACGGCCGCGAGCACGTTGCCGTAGGTGACCGCGGCCTCGGCCCCGATCCCCCGCTCGCGTCGCAGGGAGAGCACGAGCAGGGCGTAGAGCAGGCCCGAGACGAGCGCCACGAGGTCCCCCGCACGGCCGCGGGGGTCGAGCTCGCCGACGAAGAAGAGCGCCATGCCGAGGAACGCGACCGCGATCGCGCCCGCGTCGCGCCGCGAGAAGGGCTCCCCGAGCACGAGCGGCGCGAGCACGAGGATCCAGACGACGCCGCTGTACTGGAGGAAGATCGCGTTGGCCGCGGACGTCCACTTCGTCGCCACGACGAACGTCGTGAGACAGCCGGCGTAGCTCACGATCGCCGTGCGGAAGCCGAGCGTCGCGCGCCAGAGCCGCGGGCGGAAGAACGCCGCCAGCACCACCGCCGCCACGGCCGAGCGGTAGCAGGCGACCTTCAGCGCCGGCTCCGCCACCGCCTTGATGGCGACGCCGCCCGTCGACCAGAGCAGCGCGGCGGCGAGGACACAGAGAGCGCCGCGGCGCTCGTCGGACATCTTGCCGGCGCGTCCTCGCCGGTGCGTGTCATGCGGCTCGCCTATCGAAGCTTGCACGGCCACGAGTGTCGCGGGGCTGCAGAGCAGCGCGGCCCGCCGCGCTGCCGATTCTCGCGCCTTCTCCGGCATGGGGGTTGCTCGCGTCAAGCGGTCTCCATGCAGCGGCACGCGGCACTTCGCGCTCTCGCTCTGCTGGTCGTGATGGCCGCCGCGAGCTCGTATGCCTTCGGCTTCACGTGCGACCTCGCGAGCGAGTGCGACAGCTTCAATCCCTGCGTCAGCGACGCCTGCGACGCGAGCGACCCGGGCGCCGGCCCCGACGGCTGCGTGCACACGCCCGTGCGCGACGGCACGCCGTGCGACGACGGCAGCGAGTGCACCACCAACGACAGCTGCCAGCAGGGGGCCTGCAGGGGCGGCATGGAGGTGGAGGGGCCCTGCGACGACGGCAACCCGTGCACGGCGAACGACGCCTGCGTCGCGGGAAGTTGCATCGGGGACCCTCTGCCGCTGGACGGCGCGCCGTGCGACGAGCTGAACCCGTGTACCAAGGACGGCGTGTGCCAGGGTGGGACCTGCACGGCCGACCTGCTCGACGGCACGCCCTGCGACGACGACAACCCCTGCACCGCGAACGACACCTGCGAGCAGGGCCAGTGCACCGGCGATCCCTTCTTCATGGCGGGCGCGCCCTGCGATGACTTCGACCCCTGCACGGCGAACGACGTCTGCGTCGCCGGCACCTGCAGCGGCGACCCCGAGCCCGAGGGGACATCGTGCGACGACGGCAACCCGTGCACGGCGAACGACGTGTGCACCCAGGGCTTCTGC is a window of Deltaproteobacteria bacterium DNA encoding:
- a CDS encoding GFA family protein, with amino-acid sequence MATSPVPGACLCGAVRFEIEPPTLFCAHCHCSMCRRAHGAGYVTWIGVPYERFRIVAGEERLMRYRSSEHGTRSFCGTCGSSLFCESTLHRDYLDIVLANLDGASDAPQAHFYFDDRAPWVTVADDLPRFGGKTGTEPV
- a CDS encoding DMT family transporter; this translates as MEARGGAVAHVARARVAVVGADRARRVGHAARAGTLLAAVVCRARVGVVARRPIGLEAAAAEAVEARVPGRAGVVVVADRPVLHDGARAEPIQTGICVGARVAVVAWGAVRERGIAAAEALRAHIVARARVAVVAGGALLVGYGIAAAEALGAHVVRRARVAVVARCPLGLGVAAAGAGDADVVRRAGVEVIAGRARHEEGIAGALALLAGVVRGAGVVVVAGRAVEQVGRAGPTLAHAVLGTRVQLVARRAVQRQRVPDATSRDAGVVRRARVAVVAGPLHLHAAPAGPLLAAVVGGALAAVVARRAVAHGRVHAAVGAGARVARVAGVADAGIEAVALAREVAREAEGIRARGGHHDQQSESAKCRVPLHGDRLTRATPMPEKARESAARRAALLCSPATLVAVQASIGEPHDTHRRGRAGKMSDERRGALCVLAAALLWSTGGVAIKAVAEPALKVACYRSAVAAVVLAAFFRPRLWRATLGFRTAIVSYAGCLTTFVVATKWTSAANAIFLQYSGVVWILVLAPLVLGEPFSRRDAGAIAVAFLGMALFFVGELDPRGRAGDLVALVSGLLYALLVLSLRRERGIGAEAAVTYGNVLAAVALLPFVGPAFGVSPRSGGILVFLGVVQIAGAYVLFLRGLRHVPATRASLIGMIEPIANPCWVFLLLGEAPRALSLVGGAIVLGAVAWRTATLGRAPAAAMAPPD